Proteins found in one Anopheles aquasalis chromosome 3, idAnoAquaMG_Q_19, whole genome shotgun sequence genomic segment:
- the LOC126578980 gene encoding glucose transporter type 1 isoform X8, translating to MSYGDISYGLQKQVSVMSMNLSAKLDDLQRGDRHLETTVALCEIRTQLQELTKSVESCQTEVSEVKRDMVAIKHELDTVQQVKEEIEELREYVDRLEEHTHRRKLRLLEQGLTFFLTYAIFAAVLGMLQFGYNTGVINAPEVNIENFMKDVYKDRYGEDISEEFIQQLYSVAVSIFAIGGMLGGFSGGWMANRFGRKGGLLLNNVLGISGACLMGFTKMSHSYEMLFLGRFIIGVNCGLNTSLVPMYISEIAPLNLRGGLGTVNQLAVTVGLLLSQVLGIEQILGTNDGWPVLLGLAICPAVLQLLLLPICPESPRYLLITKQWEEEARKALRRLRASNQVEEDIEEMRAEERAQQSESSISTIELICSPTLRAPLIIGIVMQLSQQFSGINAVFYYSTSLFMSSGLTEESAKFATIGIGAIMVVMTLVSIPLMDRTGRRTLHLYGLGGMFIFSIFITISFLIKEMIDWMSYLSVVSTLAFVVFFAVGPGSIPWMITAELFSQGPRPSAMAIAVLVNWMANFVVGIGFPSLKTALENYTFLPFSVFLAIFWIFTYKKVPETKNKTFEEILALFRHGNGSEDGGDREPGTERNSISSDSLQLHQQQQQPSRSAKHKDSGTN from the exons ACTGCAGAAGCAAGTCAGCGTGATGAGCATGAATCTGTCGGCGAAGTTAGACGACCTGCAGCGGGGTGACCGTCATCTGGAGACGACGGTCGCCCTCTGCGAGATCCGAACTCAACTTCAGGAGCTCACCAAATCGGTGGAGAGCTGCCAGACAGAAGTTTCCGAA GTGAAACGTGATATGGTAGCAATAAAACACGAACTAGATACAGTACAACAGGTGAAGGAAGAGATCGAAGAGCTGCGCGAGTATGTTGACCGGCTGGAGGAGCACACGCACCGGCGGAAGCTGCGGTTGCTGGAGCAA GGTTTGACGTTCTTCCTGACGTACGCCATCTTTGCGGCCGTCCTGGGTATGCTCCAGTTCGGCTACAACACCGGCGTCATCAATGCACCGGAGGTGAACATTGAGAACTTCATGAAGGACGTGTACAAGGACCGGTACGGTGAGGACATCAGCGAGGAGTTCATCCAGCAGCTGTACTCGGTGGCGGTTTCGATCTTCGCCATCGGCGGTATGCTCGGTGGCTTCagtggtggatggatggcgaACAGGTTCGGAAG GAAGGGCGGCCTGCTGCTGAACAACGTGCTGGGCATATCCGGTGCATGCCTAATGGGATTCACTAAGATGAGTCATTCCTATGAAATGCTATTCCTCGGAAGATTTATAATTGGTGTCAATTGTG GTTTAAACACATCGTTAGTACCAATGTATATATCTGAAATTGCTCCATTAAATTTAAGAGGTGGTTTAGGCACCGTTAACCAATTGGCTGTGACCGTAGGATTACTATTATCGCAAGTACTGGGTATAGAACAAATTTTAGGAACGAATGATGGCTGGCCCGTGCTGTTAGGGCTCGCCATCTGTCCAGCCGTATTGCAATTACTACTGCTACCCATCTGCCCCGAATCACCTAGATATTTACTAATTACCAAACagtgggaggaggaggcccGGAAAG CGCTCCGCCGGTTGAGGGCGTCGAACCAGGTCGAGGAGGACATCGAGGAGATGCGGGCGGAGGAGCGAGCGCAGCAGTCCGAAAGCAGTATATCCACGATCGAGCTCATCTGCTCGCCGACGCTCCGGGCACCGCTGATAATCGGAATTGTGATGCAGCTTAGTCAGCAGTTTAGTGGAATTAACGCC GTATTCTATTACTCAACGTCACTATTCATGAGTTCCGGTCTGACAGAGGAGAGTGCTAAATTCGCCACAATAGGAATCGGTGCAATAATG GTTGTGATGACCCTCGTATCAATACCGCTAATGGATAGAACCGGTCGACGAACCCTGCATTTATATGGATTAGGTGGAATGTTTATATTCTCAATATTCATAACAATATCGTTTTTAATAAAG GAAATGATCGACTGGATGTCCTACCTGTCGGTCGTGTCGACGCTGGCCTTCGTCGTGTTCTTCGCCGTCGGACCGGGCTCGATACCGTGGATGATAACTGCCGAACTCTTCTCCCAGGGGCCGCGACCGagcgcgatggcgatcgcgGTGCTGGTGAACTGGATGGCGAACTTCGTTGTTGGAATTGGTTTCCCAAGTTTAAAG ACTGCCTTGGAAAATTATACATTCCTACCGTTTAGTGTATTTTTAGCAATATTTTGGATATTTACATATAAAAAGGTTCCTgagaccaaaaacaaaacgttcgaAGAAATTTTAGCTCTGTTTAGGCACGGCAACGGAAG CGAGGACGGAGGTGACCGTGAGCCCGGTACCGAGCGGAACTCGATCAGTTCCGATTCGCTGCAgcttcaccaacagcagcagcaacctagCCGCTCAGCGAAACACAAGGATTCCGGCACAAACTAG
- the LOC126578980 gene encoding glucose transporter type 1 isoform X9 produces MSMNLSAKLDDLQRGDRHLETTVALCEIRTQLQELTKSVESCQTEVSEVKRDMVAIKHELDTVQQVKEEIEELREYVDRLEEHTHRRKLRLLEQGLTFFLTYAIFAAVLGMLQFGYNTGVINAPEVNIENFMKDVYKDRYGEDISEEFIQQLYSVAVSIFAIGGMLGGFSGGWMANRFGRKGGLLLNNVLGISGACLMGFTKMSHSYEMLFLGRFIIGVNCGLNTSLVPMYISEIAPLNLRGGLGTVNQLAVTVGLLLSQVLGIEQILGTNDGWPVLLGLAICPAVLQLLLLPICPESPRYLLITKQWEEEARKALRRLRASNQVEEDIEEMRAEERAQQSESSISTIELICSPTLRAPLIIGIVMQLSQQFSGINAVFYYSTSLFMSSGLTEESAKFATIGIGAIMVVMTLVSIPLMDRTGRRTLHLYGLGGMFIFSIFITISFLIKEMIDWMSYLSVVSTLAFVVFFAVGPGSIPWMITAELFSQGPRPSAMAIAVLVNWMANFVVGIGFPSLKTALENYTFLPFSVFLAIFWIFTYKKVPETKNKTFEEILALFRHGNGSEDGGDREPGTERNSISSDSLQLHQQQQQPSRSAKHKDSGTN; encoded by the exons ATGAGCATGAATCTGTCGGCGAAGTTAGACGACCTGCAGCGGGGTGACCGTCATCTGGAGACGACGGTCGCCCTCTGCGAGATCCGAACTCAACTTCAGGAGCTCACCAAATCGGTGGAGAGCTGCCAGACAGAAGTTTCCGAA GTGAAACGTGATATGGTAGCAATAAAACACGAACTAGATACAGTACAACAGGTGAAGGAAGAGATCGAAGAGCTGCGCGAGTATGTTGACCGGCTGGAGGAGCACACGCACCGGCGGAAGCTGCGGTTGCTGGAGCAA GGTTTGACGTTCTTCCTGACGTACGCCATCTTTGCGGCCGTCCTGGGTATGCTCCAGTTCGGCTACAACACCGGCGTCATCAATGCACCGGAGGTGAACATTGAGAACTTCATGAAGGACGTGTACAAGGACCGGTACGGTGAGGACATCAGCGAGGAGTTCATCCAGCAGCTGTACTCGGTGGCGGTTTCGATCTTCGCCATCGGCGGTATGCTCGGTGGCTTCagtggtggatggatggcgaACAGGTTCGGAAG GAAGGGCGGCCTGCTGCTGAACAACGTGCTGGGCATATCCGGTGCATGCCTAATGGGATTCACTAAGATGAGTCATTCCTATGAAATGCTATTCCTCGGAAGATTTATAATTGGTGTCAATTGTG GTTTAAACACATCGTTAGTACCAATGTATATATCTGAAATTGCTCCATTAAATTTAAGAGGTGGTTTAGGCACCGTTAACCAATTGGCTGTGACCGTAGGATTACTATTATCGCAAGTACTGGGTATAGAACAAATTTTAGGAACGAATGATGGCTGGCCCGTGCTGTTAGGGCTCGCCATCTGTCCAGCCGTATTGCAATTACTACTGCTACCCATCTGCCCCGAATCACCTAGATATTTACTAATTACCAAACagtgggaggaggaggcccGGAAAG CGCTCCGCCGGTTGAGGGCGTCGAACCAGGTCGAGGAGGACATCGAGGAGATGCGGGCGGAGGAGCGAGCGCAGCAGTCCGAAAGCAGTATATCCACGATCGAGCTCATCTGCTCGCCGACGCTCCGGGCACCGCTGATAATCGGAATTGTGATGCAGCTTAGTCAGCAGTTTAGTGGAATTAACGCC GTATTCTATTACTCAACGTCACTATTCATGAGTTCCGGTCTGACAGAGGAGAGTGCTAAATTCGCCACAATAGGAATCGGTGCAATAATG GTTGTGATGACCCTCGTATCAATACCGCTAATGGATAGAACCGGTCGACGAACCCTGCATTTATATGGATTAGGTGGAATGTTTATATTCTCAATATTCATAACAATATCGTTTTTAATAAAG GAAATGATCGACTGGATGTCCTACCTGTCGGTCGTGTCGACGCTGGCCTTCGTCGTGTTCTTCGCCGTCGGACCGGGCTCGATACCGTGGATGATAACTGCCGAACTCTTCTCCCAGGGGCCGCGACCGagcgcgatggcgatcgcgGTGCTGGTGAACTGGATGGCGAACTTCGTTGTTGGAATTGGTTTCCCAAGTTTAAAG ACTGCCTTGGAAAATTATACATTCCTACCGTTTAGTGTATTTTTAGCAATATTTTGGATATTTACATATAAAAAGGTTCCTgagaccaaaaacaaaacgttcgaAGAAATTTTAGCTCTGTTTAGGCACGGCAACGGAAG CGAGGACGGAGGTGACCGTGAGCCCGGTACCGAGCGGAACTCGATCAGTTCCGATTCGCTGCAgcttcaccaacagcagcagcaacctagCCGCTCAGCGAAACACAAGGATTCCGGCACAAACTAG
- the LOC126578980 gene encoding glucose transporter type 1 isoform X10: MAGLTIKGLTFFLTYAIFAAVLGMLQFGYNTGVINAPEVNIENFMKDVYKDRYGEDISEEFIQQLYSVAVSIFAIGGMLGGFSGGWMANRFGRKGGLLLNNVLGISGACLMGFTKMSHSYEMLFLGRFIIGVNCGLNTSLVPMYISEIAPLNLRGGLGTVNQLAVTVGLLLSQVLGIEQILGTNDGWPVLLGLAICPAVLQLLLLPICPESPRYLLITKQWEEEARKALRRLRASNQVEEDIEEMRAEERAQQSESSISTIELICSPTLRAPLIIGIVMQLSQQFSGINAVFYYSTSLFMSSGLTEESAKFATIGIGAIMVVMTLVSIPLMDRTGRRTLHLYGLGGMFIFSIFITISFLIKEMIDWMSYLSVVSTLAFVVFFAVGPGSIPWMITAELFSQGPRPSAMAIAVLVNWMANFVVGIGFPSLKTALENYTFLPFSVFLAIFWIFTYKKVPETKNKTFEEILALFRHGNGSEDGGDREPGTERNSISSDSLQLHQQQQQPSRSAKHKDSGTN; encoded by the exons GGTTTGACGTTCTTCCTGACGTACGCCATCTTTGCGGCCGTCCTGGGTATGCTCCAGTTCGGCTACAACACCGGCGTCATCAATGCACCGGAGGTGAACATTGAGAACTTCATGAAGGACGTGTACAAGGACCGGTACGGTGAGGACATCAGCGAGGAGTTCATCCAGCAGCTGTACTCGGTGGCGGTTTCGATCTTCGCCATCGGCGGTATGCTCGGTGGCTTCagtggtggatggatggcgaACAGGTTCGGAAG GAAGGGCGGCCTGCTGCTGAACAACGTGCTGGGCATATCCGGTGCATGCCTAATGGGATTCACTAAGATGAGTCATTCCTATGAAATGCTATTCCTCGGAAGATTTATAATTGGTGTCAATTGTG GTTTAAACACATCGTTAGTACCAATGTATATATCTGAAATTGCTCCATTAAATTTAAGAGGTGGTTTAGGCACCGTTAACCAATTGGCTGTGACCGTAGGATTACTATTATCGCAAGTACTGGGTATAGAACAAATTTTAGGAACGAATGATGGCTGGCCCGTGCTGTTAGGGCTCGCCATCTGTCCAGCCGTATTGCAATTACTACTGCTACCCATCTGCCCCGAATCACCTAGATATTTACTAATTACCAAACagtgggaggaggaggcccGGAAAG CGCTCCGCCGGTTGAGGGCGTCGAACCAGGTCGAGGAGGACATCGAGGAGATGCGGGCGGAGGAGCGAGCGCAGCAGTCCGAAAGCAGTATATCCACGATCGAGCTCATCTGCTCGCCGACGCTCCGGGCACCGCTGATAATCGGAATTGTGATGCAGCTTAGTCAGCAGTTTAGTGGAATTAACGCC GTATTCTATTACTCAACGTCACTATTCATGAGTTCCGGTCTGACAGAGGAGAGTGCTAAATTCGCCACAATAGGAATCGGTGCAATAATG GTTGTGATGACCCTCGTATCAATACCGCTAATGGATAGAACCGGTCGACGAACCCTGCATTTATATGGATTAGGTGGAATGTTTATATTCTCAATATTCATAACAATATCGTTTTTAATAAAG GAAATGATCGACTGGATGTCCTACCTGTCGGTCGTGTCGACGCTGGCCTTCGTCGTGTTCTTCGCCGTCGGACCGGGCTCGATACCGTGGATGATAACTGCCGAACTCTTCTCCCAGGGGCCGCGACCGagcgcgatggcgatcgcgGTGCTGGTGAACTGGATGGCGAACTTCGTTGTTGGAATTGGTTTCCCAAGTTTAAAG ACTGCCTTGGAAAATTATACATTCCTACCGTTTAGTGTATTTTTAGCAATATTTTGGATATTTACATATAAAAAGGTTCCTgagaccaaaaacaaaacgttcgaAGAAATTTTAGCTCTGTTTAGGCACGGCAACGGAAG CGAGGACGGAGGTGACCGTGAGCCCGGTACCGAGCGGAACTCGATCAGTTCCGATTCGCTGCAgcttcaccaacagcagcagcaacctagCCGCTCAGCGAAACACAAGGATTCCGGCACAAACTAG